One window from the genome of Hippopotamus amphibius kiboko isolate mHipAmp2 chromosome 13, mHipAmp2.hap2, whole genome shotgun sequence encodes:
- the LMOD3 gene encoding leiomodin-3 has product MSEHSRNSDQEELFDREIDEDEILANLSPEELKELQSEMEVMAPDPRLPVGMIQKDQTDKPPTGNFDHKSLVDYMYWQKASRRMLEDERVPITFVSSKAKTQEQHGELDKSTKNVSHYLKEKLNNEIAAHRRESEGNDNVQETNNEDDEEDEEDDEEGEEDDAEDAEDEGKEDSEETSEKIKREEEEEVKEQIRNGEKNCQQVTKKVIEGQKDTPEAQEKNEKKISKLDPKKLALDTSFLKVSARPSGNQTDLDGSLRRVRQNDPEMKELNLNNIENIPKEMLLDFVNAMKKNKHIKTFSLANVGADENLAYALANMLRENRSITTLNIESNFITGKGIVAIMRCLQFNETLTELRFHNQRHMLGHHAEMEIARLLKANNTLLKMGYHFELPGPRMVVTNLLTRNQDRQRQKRQEEQKQQQLKEQRKLIALLENGLGLPPGMWEMLGGPMPDSQMQEFLQPPPPRPPNPQEGPFSRQNEMMRKPSQTLKYRTDPDSFRVVKLKRIQRKSRMPEAREPPEKTNLKDVIKTLKPVPRNRPPPLVEITPRDQLLNDIRHSNIAYLKPVQLPKELA; this is encoded by the exons ATGTCAGAACACAGCAGGAATTCAGATCAAGAAGAACTCTTTGACCGGGAGATTGATGAAGATGAAATCTTGGCCAACTTGTCCCCAGAAGAGCTCAAAGAACTGCAGTCGGAAATGGAGGTGATGGCCCCTGACCCCAGGCTTCCTGTGGGAATGATTCAGAAGGATCAGACTGACAAGCCACCAACAGGGAATTTCGACCATAAATCTCTCGTTGATTATATGTATTGGCAAAAGGCGTCCAGACGCATGCTGGAAGACGAACGTGTTCCTATTACCTTTGTGTCATCCAAG GCAAAAACTCAAGAGCAGCATGGAGAATTAGACAAAAGTACTAAAAATGTGTCccactatttaaaagaaaagcttaatAATGAAATCGCTGCACATAGAAGAGAATCAGAGGGCAATGACAATGTCCAAGAAACAAATAATGAAGATGatgaggaagatgaggaagatgatgAGGAAGGTGAGGAAGATGATGCAGAAGATGCAGAAGATGAAGGGAAAGAGGACAGTGAAGAGactagtgaaaaaataaaaagagaagaggaagaggaggtaaAGGAGCAAATCAGAAATGGTGAGAAAAACTGCCAACAGGTAACTAAGAAAGTAATTGAAGGACAGAAAGACACACCAGAGgcccaagaaaaaaatgagaaaaaaatatcaaaattagatCCCAAGAAGTTAGCCCTAGATACCAGTTTTTTGAAGGTAAGTGCAAGGCCTTCCGGAAACCAAACAGACCTGGATGGGAGCTTAAGGCGAGTGAGACAAAATGACCCTGAAATGAAGGAACTCAACCTGAACAACATTGAGAACATCCCCAAAGAAATGTTACTGGACTTTGTCAACGcgatgaagaaaaacaaacacatcaaaaccTTCAGTTTAGCGAACGTGGGTGCAGATGAGAACCTAGCCTACGCCCTGGCCAACATGTTGCGTGAAAACAGGAGCATTACCACTCTTAACATTGAGTCCAATTTCATCACAGGCAAGGGAATCGTGGCCATCATGAGGTGTCTGCAGTTTAATGAGACACTAACCGAACTTCGGTTTCACAATCAGAGGCATATGTTGGGCCACCACGCTGAAATGGAAATAGCTAGGCTTTTGAAGGCAAACAACACTCTCCTGAAGATGGGCTACCATTTTGAGCTTCCGGGTCCCAGAATGGTGGTAACCAATCTGCTCACCAGGAATCAGGATAGACAAAGGCAGAAAAGACAAGAAGAACAGAAACAGCAGCAACTCAAAGAGCAGAGAAAGTTAATAGCCCTGTTGGAGAACGGGTTGGGGCTGCCACCGGGGATGTGGGAGATGCTGGGAGGACCAATGCCCGATTCCCAGATGCAGGAGTTCCTCCAACCTCCTCCTCCTCGACCTCCCAACCCCCAAGAAGGCCCCTTCAGTCGACAAAATGAAATGATGAGAAAGCCATCGCAGACCTTGAAGTACAGGACGGACCCCGACTCCTTTCGCGTGGTGAAGCTGAAGAGGATCCAGCGCAAGTCTCGGATGCCAGAAGCCAGAGAACCACCCGAGAAAACCAACCTCAAAGATGTGATCAAAACACTCAAACCGGTGCCGAGAAATAGGCCACCCCCGTTGGTGGAAATCACCCCCAGAGATCAGCTCTTGAATGACATTCGTCACAGTAACATCGCCTATCTTAAACCT